The Sulfurimonas sp. genome includes the window ATCCAGAACCCTCTTTTTTTACAATATATTGTTTTTTATCCAGAGATGTAAGTATATATTCATTTGCTGAAACCATGCTATTTGCATCTTTAGTAGTATCATTATCACTGCAACCTAAAAAGAGTAGTGTAGATGCTAAGATAAGCGAAAGTGTTAGTTTTTTAAACATAAAAGACCTTTGTTTTATTTTTTATAGTAGAATATATGAAATTATAACGGAAAGTTTTTATATGCCTCTTACAAAATCGATATTTAGAAAAAATTGTATAAAAAAAATAAAAAATACTCCCAAAGAGAGTAGATATTATCGTAATGCAATGATAAATAGACGATTGATGTTTGAACTTAAAAATGTTAAAAATGCAAAAATACTATTTTATTACCCTTTAGAATTTGAAGCAGATATAAGAAAAGCACTTAACAAAATGCGTAAAAATTGTGAAATATTGATACCATTTATGCAAGATTCAAGTTTTAAGATAGTACCATTTAGATTACCGCTCAAAAGAAAGAATTTTGGAATTTATGAAGCGGGAAATACGATAAAAAATATAAATAAAATTGATATAGCCATAGTACCTGCGGTTGGTGTTGCGACTAGCAAAGATGGTAGATTACAAAGAGTAGGATTTGGAAAAGGAATGTATGATCGTTTCTTTGCAAAGTTAAAAAAAAGACCATACACAATTTTTATACAACCAGAAATTTGTTTTACTAAAGAAGATATTTGCGATTCATATGATATCGCGTGTGATTTACTATTGACACCCAAAATTGCTATAAGACCCAAACGGTATGTTGGTTAGAGAATAGGAAATAAAATGATAAATGAAGTTCTGCTAGGTGGCTCAATAGCCACTGTGAGTGGGCTTATTGGATTTTTCATCTCTAAAAAAATTACTAATGCTAATTTTGATATTTACGTAGATAAGGCAAAGGCAAAAGCAAGTGCTATCGAAAATGAAGCACAACATCTTTTACATAAGTCAAACCTCAAATCAAAAGAGATTGAGTTAGAAGCTACAAAACATTATGAGAATGCAAAAGACAGAGCAAAGGCAGATTTACATCAAAGAGAAGATGATGTAATTAGAAAAGAAAATAGTTTTAAGCGTTATAAACAGAGTGAAGATAAGAGAATAAATACCGAAGCTAAAACTATCCAAGCAAAAAAAATAGATTTGCAAAGAAATGAGAAATTACTAAAATCTTTAAAAGATAAATATGAAAGAAAAATAGATGAAGCCTTACATGCGATAGAGCATAGTGCTGGCATGACACAAGATGAAGCAAAAGATGTTTTACTTAAAAAAATAGAAGAAAAATCTCGTGGTGATATTGCTCATATAGTTAGGCGTTATGAAATACAAGCAAAAGAAGAGGCTAAGAAAAAAGCAAATTATATACTTGCAGTTGCGACAAGTCGTTTTGCAGGAGATTTTGCATCTGAGAGATTAACTTCTCTTGTGCATCTAGATAATGATGAGTTAAAAGGTAGAATCATTGGGAAGGAGGGTCGAAATATTAAAGCCCTTGAAACCTTAATGGGCGTTGATATTATTATTGATGATACACCAAATGCAATACTTGTAAGCAGTTTTAACCTTTATCGTCGTGCTATAGCAACTAAAACTTTAAAACTTTTAATAGAAGATGGACGAATTCAACCTGCTAGGATAGAGGATATTTTCTCTAAAGTAAATGAGGAGTTTGAAGCTGGAATCCTTAGTGAAGGTGAAGAAATAGTTGCCAATATGGATATCGGTGTTATGCATCCTGAGTTAATGAAGCTTATTGGAAAACTCAGGTATCGTGCAAGTTATGGACAAAATGCATTAGCTCATACGCTAGAAGTTTCACATCTGTCTGGTTTGATGGTTGGAGAAATGGGTGGAGATGTTAGACTGGCAAAAAGAGCAGGATTACTGCATGATATAGGAAAGTCTTTAACACATGAACATGATGGAAATCATGTCGATTTAGGTGCTAATTTATGCAGCCGTTATGATGAGCATAGTGTTGTTATAAATGCTATTTATGCTCATCATGGACATGAAGATATAAACTCCATAGAGTGTGCTGCAGTTTGTGCTGCAGATGCACTCTCAGCAGCTAGACCAGGAGCAAGACGAGAGGTATTAGAGAGTTTCTTAAAAAGAGTAACTCAAATAGAAGAGATAGCATCTGAGCATAGTGGAGTAAAACAAGCTTACGCAATAAATGCAGGTAGAGAAGTTCGTGTTATAGTAAATGCTACTCTTGTAAATGATGATGAGTCTGTACTACTTTCTGGTGAAATTGCAAAAGAGATAGAAGAAAAAGTTCAATATCCAGGTGAGATAAAAGTAAATGTTATACGAGAGAGTAGAGCAGTTCAATATGCTAAATAGTTGAAAATCTTTGCTATAATGCCAAAAACAAGGAAATAATTTGTCAAAAAGAAAACCAGCTAATAATATCGAAAAACCAAAAAAAAGTACAAAAGTTGTAGATACTATGGTAGATTTTTTAATCATAGTTGGTGTTAGTTTAACTCTTTATTTCGGTGCAAATCTTCTAGGTGCTCCAATATGGTTAAGCTTAGGTATAGTTGCCATTTGGGGTGGTTTTACTGGTTATAAACCTGAAATCGTTCGAATTCCTTTTGGTTTTATGTATAAAAAAGATGAAGATTCAAAGTAGAGTGTAATCCACTTTGAATTTTTTAAGTTCATTTATAAATAGTTCAAAATACTTTTTAACTTCTTTTTCTTTATAACCACAAAGTGAAAGTTCAACTTGAGGTTTTTTATTTATAAAAACAGGTAGAGATGATAACTCAACACTTGGTGGTAAAAGTTTCATTTGCCCTATGAGTGTATCTTCACTTGTCTTAGCAAGTAGAGTAAACCTAAACTTCTTTTTACTTTTAGCACATATATTTTTTATAACATTCTTTATCATTGGGTGTGCCATTTCTGGAAATCCAGGAGTGAAGAAAAATCTATCATTTAAAGAAAAGCCAGACATATTGTTTATTTCATTGAAAAGTAGCTTAGCATCTGTAGGTAAATCTGACATGTGAATTCTATTTGGATAGGCTTTTTCTTTAAACCTATCTATAATATCTTTCTCAAACTTTTTATGACGTACTAAAGGTAAGCGTGTAAAAACTTCAGATGCTACTTCTCTTGTTAAATCATCAGGAGTAGAGCCTATACCACCAAAAGAAAAAAGTACAGAGTTTTTATCGGATTTAATAAGCTCAAAACTTTTTTTCATAAGTTCTTTATCATCTTTTACAATAAAAGAGGCAAAAAGTTCTTCATTATATTTTTTTAATTCATCACGAACAAATTTAAAATGCTTATCTTCTCGTCGTGCATTTAAGATTTCAGTTCCTATGATTAGAGCATAAAAATTAATACTCATTTTTTATCTCATTTATTTCTGAATCATCATAAGGGTCCATATGAATTATAGTATGAACTATTTTATCTTCAAAAATATTTTTTATTTTTAGCTCTATTTTATCCGTAATAGTGTGTGCATCATATAGAGATATACTTACATTAAAAACTGCATGAACAGAAATAAAAATATGTGAACCAGACTCCCTTGTTTGAAGAAAATGATAATCAGTAATATCTGCTTGATTTGTTAAAATATTTTCTATGTTTTCTATGTCTTCTTGAGATAGAGCAGCATCTAAGAGCATTAAAACACCTTCTTTAATTATGGGAATAGAAGAGTAAATCATAAAAATAGCTATCCCAATACCTATAACAGGGTCTATTAATTGTTCTCCTGTCATTGAGATAAGAGCTAGTGCAATTAGAACTGCGCTATTTGAGAAAAGGTCAGTTTTGTAATGAAGTGCATCTGCTTTTATGACCATATTTTTTGTTTTTTTAGCAACATAGTTTAAGAACATTACTAAAAAAAAAGTAATAAAAATAGAAACCAACATTACCCAGATGCTACTTTGCATAAATGCCACCTCTCTTGGGTGAAATATTTTAACGAGAGCTTCATAAAGTATGAAAATAGCAGATAGAGAGATAACTGTTCCTTCTATTACAGCAGCAAGTGGTTCAATCTTGTTTCTTCCAAAGTTAAATTGCTCATCAGCATTTTTTTCTGCAGTATTTAGAGCAAAATAATTAAATAATGAAACAGTAAGGTCAAGTAAACTATCGATTGCAGATGCTAAAACAGCAATAGAACCACTTAAGATGCCAACTGTCATTTTCATTAAAACAAGTGCGCCTGCAACCGAGGTGGA containing:
- a CDS encoding 5-formyltetrahydrofolate cyclo-ligase; the encoded protein is MPLTKSIFRKNCIKKIKNTPKESRYYRNAMINRRLMFELKNVKNAKILFYYPLEFEADIRKALNKMRKNCEILIPFMQDSSFKIVPFRLPLKRKNFGIYEAGNTIKNINKIDIAIVPAVGVATSKDGRLQRVGFGKGMYDRFFAKLKKRPYTIFIQPEICFTKEDICDSYDIACDLLLTPKIAIRPKRYVG
- the rny gene encoding ribonuclease Y, which codes for MNEVLLGGSIATVSGLIGFFISKKITNANFDIYVDKAKAKASAIENEAQHLLHKSNLKSKEIELEATKHYENAKDRAKADLHQREDDVIRKENSFKRYKQSEDKRINTEAKTIQAKKIDLQRNEKLLKSLKDKYERKIDEALHAIEHSAGMTQDEAKDVLLKKIEEKSRGDIAHIVRRYEIQAKEEAKKKANYILAVATSRFAGDFASERLTSLVHLDNDELKGRIIGKEGRNIKALETLMGVDIIIDDTPNAILVSSFNLYRRAIATKTLKLLIEDGRIQPARIEDIFSKVNEEFEAGILSEGEEIVANMDIGVMHPELMKLIGKLRYRASYGQNALAHTLEVSHLSGLMVGEMGGDVRLAKRAGLLHDIGKSLTHEHDGNHVDLGANLCSRYDEHSVVINAIYAHHGHEDINSIECAAVCAADALSAARPGARREVLESFLKRVTQIEEIASEHSGVKQAYAINAGREVRVIVNATLVNDDESVLLSGEIAKEIEEKVQYPGEIKVNVIRESRAVQYAK
- a CDS encoding competence/damage-inducible protein A encodes the protein MSINFYALIIGTEILNARREDKHFKFVRDELKKYNEELFASFIVKDDKELMKKSFELIKSDKNSVLFSFGGIGSTPDDLTREVASEVFTRLPLVRHKKFEKDIIDRFKEKAYPNRIHMSDLPTDAKLLFNEINNMSGFSLNDRFFFTPGFPEMAHPMIKNVIKNICAKSKKKFRFTLLAKTSEDTLIGQMKLLPPSVELSSLPVFINKKPQVELSLCGYKEKEVKKYFELFINELKKFKVDYTLL
- a CDS encoding cation diffusion facilitator family transporter — translated: MRLEKKATVVSTSVAGALVLMKMTVGILSGSIAVLASAIDSLLDLTVSLFNYFALNTAEKNADEQFNFGRNKIEPLAAVIEGTVISLSAIFILYEALVKIFHPREVAFMQSSIWVMLVSIFITFFLVMFLNYVAKKTKNMVIKADALHYKTDLFSNSAVLIALALISMTGEQLIDPVIGIGIAIFMIYSSIPIIKEGVLMLLDAALSQEDIENIENILTNQADITDYHFLQTRESGSHIFISVHAVFNVSISLYDAHTITDKIELKIKNIFEDKIVHTIIHMDPYDDSEINEIKNEY